The Pyxicephalus adspersus chromosome 1, UCB_Pads_2.0, whole genome shotgun sequence sequence NNNNNNNNNNNNNNNNNNNNNNNNNNNNNNNNNNNNNNNNNNNNNNNNNNNNNNNNNNNNNNNNNNNNNNNNNNNNNNNNNNNNNNNNNNNNNNNNNNNNNNNNNNNNNNNNNNNNNNNNNNNNNNNNNNNNNNNNNNNNNNNNNNNNNNNNNNNNNNNNNNNNNNNNNNNNNNNNNNNNNNNNNNNNNNNNNNNNNNNNNNNNNNNNNNNNNNNNNNNNNNNNNNNNNNNNNNNNNNNNNNNNNNNNNNNNNNNNNNNNNNNNNNNNNNNNNNNNNNNNNNGCAGTCTGTTTTATAGTTCTTCATCAGGAGAACCAGAAGCATGTGGAAGTTACAACATAGTAAAgaacattgaaaacaattttacatatataaattaaacatatttgaaatatttgtagaTACTTAGAAACATGCCATGACCttaatacacataaaaatacacaacCTTAATACACATACATATGGTTGAGCAAGGTTCTAAAGACAATAACAGATAAGATTTCACAGGTAAGCTCTCTAAatccaacagaaaaaaagtatcGTTCCCAGGGCCCCCGGGGGGCCTTGTTACAAATGTAGCCCTAATATAGGAGATGTACTAGGTTTCTATACAAATCACTCTTCTACTATCATCAAGTTATAGTTACCatcattttttctattatgtttgatttgtgttttaatattatgtttttaggtttcCTTGAGCAAGGCCTGCTTGTGAAAGATGCCAAGAAGTTAAGGGATTATTACAAAAAGACCTTGCAGTTTAAGCTTGATATGTTGTCTCTAGTGCCAACTGATCTGGCCTACATAAAGTTGGGGCTCAATTTCCCAGAGCTACGGTTTAATCGCCTTCTGAGGTTTGCAAGGATGTTTGAGTTCTTTGATCGTACTGAAACACGGACCAATTATCCAAATATTTTCCGTATAGGAAACCTTGTCCTCTACATTCTTATTATTATACACTGGAATGCCTGCATCTACTTTGCAATTTCTAAAGCCATTGGGTTTGGAACAGACACTTGGGTCTATCCCAATATCACTCACCCAGAATATGGACGACTggcaagaaaatatatttatagcctTTACTGGTCAACCCTGACTCTTACCACTATTGGAGAAACACCACCACCAGTCAAAGATATAGAGTTCCTCTTTGTAGTGTTTGATTTTCTGATTGGAGTGCTAATATTTGCAACCATTGTCGGTAATGTAGGTTCTATGATTTCAAACATGAATGCATCTAGGGCAGAGTTTCAGTCTAAGATTGACTCTATAAAGCAATATATGCAATTCCGTAATGTATCGAAAGATCTAGAAGCAAGGGTGATCAAGTGGTTTGATTATCTCTGgacaaacaagaaaacaatgGATGAGAAGGAGGTTCTAAAAAACCTTCCAGACAAGCTGAAAGCTGAAATTGCAATCAATGTTCATTTAGACACTTTGAAGAAGGTGAGAATCTTTCAAGACTGTGAAGCGGGACTGCTGGTGGAATTAGTCCTAAAACTGAGGCCTCAGGTGTTTAGTCCTGGAGACTATATTTGTAGAAAAGGGGACATTGGACGTGAAATGTACATTATTAAAGAAGGTAAATTGGCAGTAGTTGCAGACGATGGTATAACTCAATTTGTGGTACTCAGTGATGGCAGTTATTTTGGGGAAATTAGCATCCTGAACATTAAGGGAAGCAAAACAGGGAACAGAAGGACAGCAAACATTCGAAGCATTGGTTATTCTGATTTATTCTGTTTATCTAAGGATGATTTAATGGAGGCCCTCACTGAGTATCCAGACGCTAAAACAGTTCTAGAAGAAAAAGGACGACAAATCCTTATGAAGGATGGCCTTATAGATGAAGAAGCAGCAAAGGCAGGAGCAGACCCAAAAGATCTAGAAGAAAAGGTTACTAAGATGGAAACAGCATTAGATAGCTTGCAGACTCGATTCGCCAGATTGTTGGCTGACTACAACTCCACACAATTAAAACTGAAGCAAAGGATCACTAAGGTTGAGAAACGAATGAAGACCCACAGCACTGACTCCAAGTCTGAAGGGCCTGACAGTGCCCCAGAAACAGATAATGTTAAGGAAGAGAACAAAGATAAATAATCCCctgtgtatttacatttttatactttaaaattattaccTATTACCATATGttttttacatcctttttaaAGGACTTCATAGAATTTATCTTACCAGTTTTAGTATGGTGGCAGCCTTTACAGGGAACACTTCTCTTTTTATATNNNNNNNNNNNNNNNNNNNNNNNNNNNNNNNNNNNNNNNNNNNNNNNNNNNNNNNNNNNNNNNNNNNNNNNNNNNNNNNNNNNNNNNNNNNNNNNNNNNNNNNNNNNNNNNNNNNNNNNNNNNNNNNNNNNNNNNNNNNNNNNNNNNNNNNNNNNNNNNNNNNNNNNNNNNNNNNNNNNNNNNNNNNNNNNNNNNNNNNNNNNNNNNNNNNNNNNNNNNNNNNNNNNNNNNNNNNNNNNNNNNNNNNNNNNNNNNNNNNNNNNNNNNNNNNNNNNNNNNNNNNNNNNNNNNNNNNNNNNNNNNNNNNNNNNNNNNNNNNNNNNNNNNNNNNNNNNNNNNNNNNNNNNNNNNNNNNNNNNNNNNNNNNNNNNNNNNNNNNNNNNNNNNNNNNNNNNNNNNNNNNNNNNNNNNNNNNNNNNNNNNNNNNNNNNNNNNNNNNNNNNNNNNNNNNNNNNNNNNNNNNNNNNNNNNNNNNNNNNNNNNNNNNNNNNNNNNNNNNNNNNNNNNNNNNNNNNNNNNNNNNNNNNNNNNNNNNNNNNNNNNNNNNNNNNNNNNNNNNNNNNNNNNNNNNNNNNNNNNNNNNNNNNNNNNNNNNNNNNNNNNNNNNNNNNNNNNNNNNNNNNNNNNNNNNNNNNNNNNNNNNNNNNNNNNNNNNNNNNNNNNNNNNNNNNNNNNNNNNNNNNNNNNNNNNNNNNNNNNNNNNNNNNNNNNNNNNNNNNNNNNNNNNNNNNNNNNNNNNNNNNNNNNNNNNNNNNNNNNNNNNNNNNNNNNNNNNNNNNNNNNNACTCCACAAGTTCTCTATCTAACAGAGTACCTCTATCTAATATAGGTGGAATAATTTCCCTCCCAGCGTACCTCTATCTAATATAGGGGGAATCATTTCCCTCCCAGCTCCTAGCTTTGTTTCCATTACAAAGGTGTCTGGGTCCATAGCCCAGAAAGAGTTAATTAAGTGGTGCTGGTACATAACAGCTCATTAGTATAGTCTGACAACAGTTCAGCTTCTTTAAAGATGTTTCCAACTGATTTCTAAAGGTACTGTATTGGAGAGAACTTGACTTCACTCTCATGGAATGTCCCAAGGAGATTTATCCTTGGGACTGTATCTCCTTTGTTGTCCAGAACTGGAAAACAAGATAATTGCAATAAATAGTCTTGTCAGTTTTAGcaaaactttagaaaaacaaatatagcaGAAAAAGGGATTAAAGGAGAACTCAGTTTTTTAAGCCTAACCACCATGCATGTAGGTGTGCAAACCTAGTACACATAAGCAAATTTGCTGACTATTTTGGGCTTGATGGACAGGCCTGATAAATTTTCTGATAAGTAACCGGTGGCAAGCCTGACATGTACAGTATTCTATCCTGTCGATCATAGGGTTGGGATGGAGAGAATTACAGAACAGATGGGAGCACCTTGTGTACTATAGATGAATATCACCAAAATGTCCATTCTGTCTGTATCTGATTGAAATCCCAAAAGCTGGTCCTACAATGAGATgttctttcattttctgtattttatcagATAGGAAGATGAATCGTAAGTGGAAATTGACAAGTCTGTACTAGGCCTAAAGGAAAGCTGAAGAAGTCTTCTCTTGCAGTGGAAGTCAATAAAGTGTATGGATGTAGTAGTGGTCAGTGCAGAGGTACATATATGCAAAGTGACCAGCTCTGTTTATACTCCCTATCGCcccaatcaatattttatttcttctgaGGTCTAGAAGCAGCACTTTGGACATCATGAATGCCTCTTCACACAAAGAAAAAGTTGCATCTCTTACAGACAGTTTTTTAAAAGTAAGGGGCAGTACCTGCAGATCCACCCTGTAGCCTCCCTGCATGTGGGAGAGCTGTTTTGATCCTTCAGGAAGGAAGAATGAAGAGGCTGTGTATTGCTGCAAATCAGTGCCTATGCTGTGCAAAGCTTCTGAAAAAGCACAGGCAGTGTTGGATTAGGAGAGGCGTATTTGGAATATAATCTTGTTTAACTTGCTTCTTCAACACACAGCAATAAATGTCTGTCTTTAACAGCTGCTCTCCTAAATCTGTCATgttcatgactagggtagttcgGCTCTACGCCCCCCTTCACAAACAGTTCCTTGACAGAAACACTTACCAccctaaacaaaaacatttccccTTAAAAAACACTTCCTGCTTAAAACACTTCCCACCATTAAACCACCCCAACACTCTCCCCCCTTAACTTACCAGCCATTACCCCCTCAAAAAACGACATTTGCTTGGACTTAAAATGGCTAGCAAGCAACCGTTTATTTAACGATAATAAAATTTCTTTAATGAAcacaataaataactaataaatatattatttaaataacatacattaacattatttaatatataaatcaacATGACATTAACATACtattaatatatgaaaattacttgaa is a genomic window containing:
- the CNGA3 gene encoding cyclic nucleotide-gated channel alpha-3 isoform X1; the encoded protein is MTAIVNTQTSYPLLHRLSVRTIDEDIERIENGASRAHSICEDTSSELQRVIALDPRGLTESRRSSFTGRGGMARLSRFLLTVQNWAMRHLAREDQRPDSFLERFRGPELKEVSSRNSINQSVVENQEHLQKANSYHNHWTLASFNVNNSNNTDTKKEQNNANENKQEDKKDAKQDDKKEDDTKKEQNNEKKDQKQEDKKDPKKDNKKEEEKKKEIFVIDPASNFYYRWLSIISIPVLYNWCFLVCRACFDELQKKHAILWLVLDCTADLVYIADTVVRFRTGFLEQGLLVKDAKKLRDYYKKTLQFKLDMLSLVPTDLAYIKLGLNFPELRFNRLLRFARMFEFFDRTETRTNYPNIFRIGNLVLYILIIIHWNACIYFAISKAIGFGTDTWVYPNITHPEYGRLARKYIYSLYWSTLTLTTIGETPPPVKDIEFLFVVFDFLIGVLIFATIVGNVGSMISNMNASRAEFQSKIDSIKQYMQFRNVSKDLEARVIKWFDYLWTNKKTMDEKEVLKNLPDKLKAEIAINVHLDTLKKVRIFQDCEAGLLVELVLKLRPQVFSPGDYICRKGDIGREMYIIKEGKLAVVADDGITQFVVLSDGSYFGEISILNIKGSKTGNRRTANIRSIGYSDLFCLSKDDLMEALTEYPDAKTVLEEKGRQILMKDGLIDEEAAKAGADPKDLEEKVTKMETALDSLQTRFARLLADYNSTQLKLKQRITKVEKRMKTHSTDSKSEGPDSAPETDNVKEENKDK
- the CNGA3 gene encoding cyclic nucleotide-gated channel alpha-3 isoform X2, which produces MTAIVNTQTSYPLLHRLSVRTIDEDIERIENGASRAHSICEDTSSELQRVIALDPRGLTESRRSSFTGRGGMARLSRFLLTVQNWAMRHLAREDQRPDSFLERFRGPELKEVSSRNSINQSVVENQEHLQKANRKKKEIFVIDPASNFYYRWLSIISIPVLYNWCFLVCRACFDELQKKHAILWLVLDCTADLVYIADTVVRFRTGFLEQGLLVKDAKKLRDYYKKTLQFKLDMLSLVPTDLAYIKLGLNFPELRFNRLLRFARMFEFFDRTETRTNYPNIFRIGNLVLYILIIIHWNACIYFAISKAIGFGTDTWVYPNITHPEYGRLARKYIYSLYWSTLTLTTIGETPPPVKDIEFLFVVFDFLIGVLIFATIVGNVGSMISNMNASRAEFQSKIDSIKQYMQFRNVSKDLEARVIKWFDYLWTNKKTMDEKEVLKNLPDKLKAEIAINVHLDTLKKVRIFQDCEAGLLVELVLKLRPQVFSPGDYICRKGDIGREMYIIKEGKLAVVADDGITQFVVLSDGSYFGEISILNIKGSKTGNRRTANIRSIGYSDLFCLSKDDLMEALTEYPDAKTVLEEKGRQILMKDGLIDEEAAKAGADPKDLEEKVTKMETALDSLQTRFARLLADYNSTQLKLKQRITKVEKRMKTHSTDSKSEGPDSAPETDNVKEENKDK